The Littorina saxatilis isolate snail1 linkage group LG13, US_GU_Lsax_2.0, whole genome shotgun sequence genome contains a region encoding:
- the LOC138983712 gene encoding uncharacterized protein: MDKEFAETLAYFRDNAADLRQLGKEWGLSENEIKECIERAMSVVPKDLPRPETTASRTTRLKFAARRSWPKIRILLWIAGLLAVLIGIGALALQNDEIDHRFVQFISPLLYPVTRGLRLVTVPLHDMFNLYEYYLRDCFVRNPLFNEESMLGDHICENCNNVTAAMQFTAGTLEQGPIPFAAFTEPLLIKGKGPLVTFETFQSILSKNPFVKQHMLGISTNLKWAAQVTDLLEDGVKEKLVAQPDFHFFWLSKQASISQVMRKVFPRPDLLETKAEVAIKKHIFLTGPKAKSFHLPPSMMASYKYKWYAQGSGSSEVTLSPPSTCGSDCPPVTVTLEAQDLLVYNCKTYAAEVKPLEADISISFLGSFNPNDNTI, encoded by the exons ATGGACAAGGAATTTGCAGAAACGCTGGCATATTTTCGCGATAATGCCGCCGATCTTAGGCAGCTAGGCAAAGAATGGGGCCTCAGCGAAAACGAAATCAAAGAATGCATCGAACGAGCTATGTCGGTCGTCCCCAAAGACCTGCCCCGACCAGAAACAACTGCATCCAGAACGACACGTCTGAAGTTCGCTGCTCGTCGGTCATGGCCCAAGATACGGATTCTCCTGTGGATTGCCGGTCTGTTGGCGGTGCTGATTGGAATCGGAGCTCTGGCTTTGCAGAACGATGAGATTGATCATCGCTTTGTTCAGTTCATAAGTCCTTTGCTGTATCCCGTCACTCGGGGTCTGCGCCTCGTCACAGTACCACTGCATGACATGTTTAATCTATATG AGTATTACTTGAGGGACTGCTTTGTGCGCAACCCCCTCTTCAATGAAGAATCCATGTTAGGCGACCACATCTGTGAGAACTGCAACAATGTGACTGCAGCAATGCAGTTTACAGCTGGTACTCTCGAACAGGGCCCTATTCCTTTTGCCGCCTTCACCGAACCTTTACTGATCAAG ggcaAAGGGCCCCTGGTGACCTTTGAGACCTTTCAAAGCATCCTGTCCAAGAACCCTTTTGTGAAGCAGCACATGTTGGGAATATCAACAAACCTCAAGTGGGCCGCACAGGTCACAGATCTGCTGGAAGATGGAGTAAAAGAAAAACTTGTTGCACAGCCAGACTTCCATTTCTTTTG GTTGTCAAAACAGGCTTCCATCAGCCAGGTCATGAGGAAGGTCTTTCCCAGACCAGATTTGCTGGAGACTAAAGCGGAGGTGGCTATCAAGAAACACATATTCCTCACAGGACCCAAAGCTAAAAGTTTCCACCTG CCGCCCAGTATGATGGCTTCCTACAAGTACAAGTGGTACGCCCAGGGCTCAGGGTCCTCGGAGGTCACACTAAGTCCTCCAAGTACATGTGGCAGCGACTGTCCACCTGTTACTGTCACCCTGGAGGCGCAAGACCTAT TGGTGTACAACTGCAAGACATACGCCGCTGAAGTGAAGCCATTAGAGGCTGACATCAGCATCAGCTTCCTGGGCTCCTTCAATCCAAACGACAATACGATTTAG